The sequence GAACTTTAAAATGTTGTTGTTGACAGAGAAATGTGAGTAAATGTCAagaaaagttataaaatttatttatttatttaaaattatcccataaaaattttaaaattttaaattgagttgacatgtttattattattatttaatatttacattagtgatattttattttttattgttatatGTTTTGTATGTTTTCTCGAGCATAATGGAAATGCTGATTCACTTGAACTTATAAAATTGTGTTAAATAATAAGTTATCAACATAAATTTAATATCACTAATAAACCAACAATGTTGAGGAAGTATTCTAAAATAACTAGGGTCTATATTCTAAAATCTTTTGATATATCTAATTTCACGGTAAAAAATGCATTTAACTCgagatttaaaaattaataatgtaAAATCTTTTGCTTGTATCACTCACCATGGTCTCATTTAACTAATCTAATAAAAAGTTTTCTCATACACTATGACTCTTTCCCTTGCTCCCCTATGTTTAGACTCCTTACTCTCTCACTCGTGCTTGCTAGTCATGCAAAAGAGAAAGCATGGACAAATAGATTGTGACATATACAGATAGTAATCACTTATGAATCacacaaaaattttaaatatgaaaattaggTCATCTATACAAAAATctcttattttttgtttttggttttttttttgtgtgtttcTTGACAACCCATAAATTTTGGATGGATTTTAATTTCTTAACTGCTCCTTTTCTTGCCTAAATATCCCTAACCACAAATGTTCTAGATTTTCTATCTCATCCTTGTTAATGAGTACAATAAATCACTCCAACTCCTATTTTTCAATCTTACAAATGCAAAATTTTGACTAAATTTTGACTAAATTTTGACTTCCTTCTCCAAAATTTTTGATAAGACTCTTAGCTCAATGGCTCTTTCTTATAAGGTAAAGTTCTTTCGATCCCTCATCCAAGTCATTTCTAGATATCTTATTATAGAAGATTTTAGTATATAATAGGTATTTGTGTTCCTCAATCCAATGAAGATTTTAGTTCTTTTTATACAAAGTATTTGTGTGGCTCGATGGAACGAAAATTATAGTTGTCATCTACATGTTGTAGTTTGTTGATTTTAGCAGAAGATGTTCTCCCTTTCTTAATTTGATTATACTATTTGGGTATGTGATGGGAGAGTTTATGAAATGTGGAAATCTTGTCTTTGAATATAATGTATTTATCATCCCTCTTATTTGGTAGTATAGCTCAGAAGTTAAAGACACCACTTGCTCCAATTACAAGTTTGTTAAACAAATCATAGAAACTGAAGTCTTCAGCTTCATTTTCAAATTGATTTGGTGATTGATTCTCAAAAAATATGTTGAAAGATGAAAGAAGAGTATGATTTGTATAATAGAGAGACCATTGCCCATTAGTGGGTGACTTCTGGTTCAACCTGACACAAAATGGAATTCTGTGGTGGAATCAGAAAGCAAAGGAATCTTTGCCATTGTCACATAAAGGGCAGTTAGGAAGGTTGCAAGGAAAAGGGAAACAACTCTGTATCAGAATGAAGGCTAATGTCCAAGTTTAATTTAGCATTCTCTGGTAGATATGTATGTACATTTAGTTTAGCCAATGGGACTTCAGGAGGGATTTATCCTGTCGACCGAACAGAAAAATTAATCTCCAACCTCACTCCTCCGTCCatattatagatatattttacaaaaaatGGAGTGTAATGTAGTTGGGGTGAATTGGTGCATCTTCTAGTTTAACATTCCACTTGTCATGAAATGAAAGTTTTAACAAAAGAATACCCTAAAATggaaatatttttgttaaattataGTGTATAATCAACACTCCCCCACCCTCTCACAAAAAGGAACCTGGCTAAAGAAAGGGATCTCAACTAGGTAAAATACTGCCAATAGAGTAATTACAAAAGAATGACATGAGACCTCACATAGTCCTTGTCCACACCCTTAGAGCCCAAGGCACGCTCGAGAGAGGTTCTTGAAACACTGCCCATGGGTGGGATGAAGGAAGGAAGGatggaaggaaggaaggaaggaaggaaggtgCTTCGTTGCCATCCGTTTCTACGCAATTTCACAAGCCTTCTCTTAATCATTCTCACACCAAATCACAATCTCCAAAAGCAGCATTTTTAAAACCCCACCACCACCGTCTCTAATAACTTTTTTCAAACACTTTGTGACCCACCTTTCTTTGCAACTTCCCAACTCTATTGTCTCTATCTCTCACAAGTCACACACCACTACATCACAACCCCTAAAAGGATAATTTTTTCCATGAACTGGACGTCATCGTATATCATGCCTGCTACGTCAATTTCATCCACCAGCTCCAATAATCGTACCAAAGTTTGTTCCTGCCGACTCAGACTTCTACTAATTCTAGTCATGAAAACATATTCGATAACTATTCGATTTTGTAAACTAAACATACAAATACTTATCCACCTTTAACTTCTTACTTTGTTATCTAAATTTTACtgatatattaaaaataaaaaataagaaagtgtagtttttgaaatttgaaatatgACAAAAAATTCAACTATTTTACTTAAGAAAATAGCAAAGCGTGgtaagaaattttaaaaaaataaatggttACTAGATGGGATCTTAgtatttagtttttgaaaatgaagCTATAAATACTCGTTTCACCTCTAATTCTCTTTGGTTTGTTATCTAATTTACTTGaatgattttaaaaactaagctaaaaatgattttgttttgaatttagctaagaatttacatttaaataataataataataataataaaatactacCAAATGCACCTCAAGCCTAAATTATTCGTTCTTGTCAGTATAGCTTGTGACCTGAGCTCAATTTAAGGTATCTAATGCTTGAGTGcgcttcttcttcctttcaaaTGCATCCAAATATGTGGCGACATGGGTGGCAGTGTTCCACCCCCAGTTGCCTGCTTTACTCATTACAAATAAACAACTCAAGATATTATTAACAAAAGGGAGGGGGAAAAAATCGCAATACCAATTGACCGTCAAAAACTTGGAGTCTTCGTGGATGGGTCCCCAGCTAGGAATTTCTTACTCGAACAAAATTTGGAAGGGGAAAGCTAACCCGTGTGGGACACAGCCCACTTGCTTATAACTCCCAGTATCAAATTTGATCACGCTACATTCAACTATTTCTTTCAATCTCACTCACTCCACTAAATGTTTCACCTCTTCAGTAGTCTAAAGAACAGCTCAACTCAGGGACAGCTTCACCAGAACAGAACTACAGGGATGTGGATGGGGGCAGCTTCAATGGCAGGTTCATGGGTAGCAGCTGGTCCAACAATTGCAAGCTTCATGTTTGTTTGGGCTATGATTCAACAATATTGCCCACAAGCAGTTCTTCGTTTCTTCAAGAAATACTGGCGTAGACTCATGAACTACTTCCATCCTTACATACAGATCTCAATCCATGAATTTGCTGGTGAACGTCTCAAACGTAGTGAAGCTTTCATTGCAATTGAATCATATCTCAGCAAGAATTCATCCAACACAGCCAAAAGACTCAAAGCTGAGATAGGAAAAGACAGCACAAATTTGGTGTTCAGTATGGATGATCATGAAAAAGTGACCGATGAATTTCAAGGAGTGAAAGTATGGTGGGTTTTAAACAGAACAGGTTCATCAACAAAACCCGATAATTCGTATCCTAGTCCTGATAAGAGATATTATACACTCACTTTCCACAAGAAACACAGAAGTTTAATTACGGAACCATATTTGAAGTACGTGTTGAGTGAAGGGAAAGAAATTAGAGTAAGAAACAGGCAAAGGAAACTTTTTACCAATGGTTCTGGTGGAAGATGGAGTTACAGCCATACTATGTGGAGTCACATAGTGTTTGAGCACCCTGCAACATTTGACACCCTAGCAATGGAAGCAGAGAAAAAGCAAGAGATTATGGATGATTTGCAGACCTTTACAAGCAGTAAGGATTTTTATGCTCGAATTGGGAAGGCTTGGAAACGTGGGTATCTTCTATATGGTCCACCAGGAACAGGGAAATCAACTATGATTGCTGCAATGGCAAATCTACTGAATTACGATATTTATGACTTGGAACTCACTGCCGTGAAAAACAACACAGAGCTTAGGAAACTTTTGATTGAGACTACTAGCAAATCGATAATCGTGATTGAGGATATTGATTGCTCGCTTGATTTAACGGGgcagaggaagaagaaagaagagaagttGAAGGATGATGAGAAAGAAAAACCCTCCAAAGAATCTTCCAATAAAGAAGATGAGAGCAGTAGTAAAGTTACTTTGTCCGGATTGTTGAATTTCATTGATGGAATATGGTCAGCTTGTGGTGGGGAAAGGCTTATTGTTTTCACTACTAATTATGTAGAGAAACTTGATCCAGCACTTATCAGAACTGGTCGAATGGATAAACATATTGAGCTTTCTTATTGTAGTTTTGAGTCATTTCTAGTGCTGGCGAAGAATTACTTGAATCTCGAAACTCATCCGCTATTTGATCAAATCAAAGAACTGATTGAAGATGTCAATATCACACCTGCCGATGTTGCAGAGAACCTCATGCCCAAGTCTCCAAAAGATGACCTTGAGAAACGTATTCACAAATTGATTCAAACTTTGCAAGAGGCAAAGGAAGCAGCAATAGTTGAGGAATCTCAAGAAGCAAATACAGCGGAATCAACCACAACCTATCTTCAGTCACAAACTGAAGGTGAAGGCTCATCTTCTAGTTGAATTTAGCACTTTCTGCTTATTGCTTGTTAGGCTCACCTTCTAGTTGAATTTAGCACTTTCTGCTTAGTTCTTGTTTAGCACATCTTCTAGTTGAATTTAGCACTTCCTTTTATGATGGctgataattaaaattaatgcTACGTGACATATTTTAGCTCTTCTGTCTAAAAATGGTATAGAATTCTCTTAGTTAATAAAATGTTCAAATTGTTAGTTGATATAACATTTTTCGGTAGTATGGCTATGTAGTTAAAGACATCTCTTCCTTCAATTACAAGTTTGTTAAACAAATCATAGAAACTGAATCAACTTCGTTTTCAATTTGATTTGATGCTTGATTCTCAAAAATaagttgaaaaataaaagaagagtATGATTTGTATAAAAGAGACCTTTGCCCATTAGTGATTGCCAAAGTTCAACCAGTCACAACTATGGTCGGATCAGAAGTAAAGCAGAGGAAGAGCAATAACAATAGTTACCCTGACATAGAAAAAAACTTGAAGCCAGTCCATCATAGTTATTGTATCAACAGGTTCTCATCTCTGCCACTGCCACAAAAAGAGCAGTTAGGAAAGAttcaagaaaaaggaaataactCTATACCAGACTGAAATTATTGCCGAAATTTGTAGGGGAAAGGATTTTACTTTACGGAAAATAATCAAAGACAAGTCAGTTTTAGAAACCTTGCCTAAAAGGAGTAATCAAAGGCTATCTCTTTCGTTGTAATTTGGTGCATGAACTGTTTTGAATAAATTCAGAAATTTTGAATGATACAAAGTTTTATGTTAaaagcattttttttaattaaaaaaaaagagttcatTTTTAAATGTCAACAAACTCATAAAACAAAGGTAATAGAAAGACTCCTTCCGTCAACGAAAGAATAGTTCATCCACTCACAGGCTGACAAGTAACACAgtcattttctttcatttttatcCTTCACAATGCATGTCTGATTAGGCAATGAGTCACTAATAGCGTCACTAATTTGTCTTTAAAAATAGCTCGAACGAGGTGAAGAAGCCAATCAACGAACATTTGAAGAAACAAGAAGAAGAGGTGAAAAACAGAGTAACTACTGAATTTCATTGTCGGAATTTGACCGGCGTGTGGCGGAGAGAGGCGGATCGTTTTCACAATAAAACACGTGGAGAAGCTTGATCCGGGGTGGATTCGAGGGAGTAGAATGGACAAACACATTGAGCTTTCATAGTGCAGCTATGAACCTTTCAAAGTGTTGGCTAAGAACTACTTGAATGTTGAAACACGAGCTTTTTTAGGAGATTAAAGAGCTTATCAAAGATGCAGAAATTACGACGGCGTATGTTGCAGAGAATCTCATGCTGAAATCACAGCAAGAAGAGGCAAGCACTTCTGTGCTTGAGACTGAATGTTTTAATACTTAGTTTGAAGGTTTGTTTACTAACTATGGATGTTGTAATATTTAAGTTGAAAGACCACTATAAATATTGGAATTTTAATTATGGGTATAAaacattttaattatatttttgcaCATGGAATATTATGATTTTTATTAGGAAAATTTATAAGGGTTAAGATCTAGACTAAAAGGTTAAAGGTAAGAAAGTTTCAAGAATAAAATCAAAGTCTAAAAATGATAGTACACACTAAAACAAATCTCCATTTTTAGAGGAGTGGGAAGCAAACTAATCTTAATCCTAATTAATCAAAGAAATTAATACTAATCTTAAGATAGAACCAAGTACCTTGAGCTACTTCTGAGTTATTAGTTATTGCAATATATTCTATTTAGCCTCTATTACTATTGTCTTTTGTTATGGGTAGTATTTAAAATCTATTTAAAGTAATTAATTCATTCATCATGCCACTTAAGATACCTTGGCTCCTCTTTAGAAGTTGTATGGGTTACTCTTTGTTAACAAAAATAATAGATAACCAAACACTTCACTGTATTAAAGAGCAATAGACAATCCTTAGGTGATAGCTATTTGATTGGTATATTAAATAACTAAAAACCATTTAATAATTGTTAAGTTAAAAGTTTATTTCATGCTTATCCTAATTTGGTCTTTGCAATTTCATATACTTCATTCTTTTCCATAAACTTACCAGACAAAATTATATTGGTTTATATCATTTGTTTTccataaattcaaacattaACTTCCACCCCTAAAATAAACACACAGGCACAAATGAAATTTCTAGGGTGGAAGAAGCTTACTTTATGGGAAAAAACCAAATTCATTCACTTTTAAAGATTTTTCTTTGCAATTTCATGacccttctctctctttcccaCATTTTTCCATTTCCACCCTTGATTTAGACGATTATATTTTGTCCATAAAGTTGACGTAATCATGTACATGTCACAACTCTATCGTCATCCACCAAATCACCCTCCACTTTCTCTTTCTTAAATCCTAATACAACTTTTCTTgtgaattaaaataattaaactgTCTGGGTTCGTTCTTTGAAGGAAAATATTAATTTACAGTTCACGACCTAAAATCAAATGTAAAAGTAATTTGGACGGTACCTAATCTTAGAGTGTGCTTTGTTTCCTTTCAAGGACATCCAAATTTGTAATTTCAGCTCACATGGGTAAGCCAATGCCAATCATGTTGC comes from Cucumis melo cultivar AY chromosome 12, USDA_Cmelo_AY_1.0, whole genome shotgun sequence and encodes:
- the LOC103483086 gene encoding AAA-ATPase At3g28580-like, with amino-acid sequence MFHLFSSLKNSSTQGQLHQNRTTGMWMGAASMAGSWVAAGPTIASFMFVWAMIQQYCPQAVLRFFKKYWRRLMNYFHPYIQISIHEFAGERLKRSEAFIAIESYLSKNSSNTAKRLKAEIGKDSTNLVFSMDDHEKVTDEFQGVKVWWVLNRTGSSTKPDNSYPSPDKRYYTLTFHKKHRSLITEPYLKYVLSEGKEIRVRNRQRKLFTNGSGGRWSYSHTMWSHIVFEHPATFDTLAMEAEKKQEIMDDLQTFTSSKDFYARIGKAWKRGYLLYGPPGTGKSTMIAAMANLLNYDIYDLELTAVKNNTELRKLLIETTSKSIIVIEDIDCSLDLTGQRKKKEEKLKDDEKEKPSKESSNKEDESSSKVTLSGLLNFIDGIWSACGGERLIVFTTNYVEKLDPALIRTGRMDKHIELSYCSFESFLVLAKNYLNLETHPLFDQIKELIEDVNITPADVAENLMPKSPKDDLEKRIHKLIQTLQEAKEAAIVEESQEANTAESTTTYLQSQTEARTR